A genomic stretch from Rubripirellula reticaptiva includes:
- a CDS encoding type II secretion system protein: protein MPRFNNNRRAFSLIEILAAVMIAATVATIAVTQFRTPGDTAHWRSCQLSRQTVQNEANRYIDITGSLPSSDLRQLSSSQYWDGPLPTCPVTGTAFTLDRSGNINCKSHP from the coding sequence TGCCTAGATTCAATAACAATCGCCGAGCGTTCTCGTTGATCGAAATTCTGGCAGCGGTCATGATCGCTGCCACGGTCGCTACGATCGCGGTCACCCAGTTTCGAACACCGGGTGATACCGCGCACTGGCGAAGCTGCCAGTTGAGCCGCCAAACCGTTCAAAACGAAGCCAACCGTTACATCGACATTACCGGGTCACTACCGTCGTCGGATCTTCGACAATTGTCGTCATCACAGTACTGGGACGGCCCGCTGCCAACATGCCCGGTTACCGGTACCGCCTTCACACTGGATCGTTCCGGCAACATCAATTGCAAGTCGCATCCCTAA
- a CDS encoding arginine N-succinyltransferase, whose protein sequence is MMMVRAVRIDDFDDLLKLVRSATRGLTSLQLNGEQLLDRIEQSVFAMSRIGASTRDEPFVLVMVDDSNVIDNEVGEIIGTSTIYTKTGGHQPFYAYQRIVSDHHSDQLGVRHHRERLSLYRTHDGPTEIGSLFLRSRFRGGGRGRWLSLARFMLIAMQPHRFADSVIAEMRGRASSDGSVPFWDAVTGRFIPVEFATADAMSTMSKDFIEEMMPQHPIYLDLLPPEIRNGLGQVHDETQPALKMLKAEGFHETDLVDIFDAGPVIQCETNRIEAVRRCGEMSVGRILDTLDTTAQEVILASKQGGFASVLTRVAVQGNQVDVLAPDANALGIEPDSMCWIMAARP, encoded by the coding sequence ATGATGATGGTACGCGCCGTTCGTATTGATGACTTCGACGATCTCTTAAAGTTGGTCCGATCGGCGACGCGAGGTCTGACGTCGCTGCAGTTGAATGGTGAGCAACTGCTCGATCGAATCGAGCAGTCGGTGTTTGCAATGAGTCGCATCGGAGCGTCAACGCGAGACGAACCGTTCGTGTTGGTGATGGTCGATGATTCCAATGTGATCGATAACGAAGTAGGTGAGATTATCGGTACGTCCACGATCTACACCAAGACCGGCGGTCACCAACCGTTCTATGCCTATCAGCGGATCGTTTCCGATCATCACAGCGACCAACTTGGTGTGCGTCATCATCGCGAGCGTCTGTCGTTGTATCGTACTCACGACGGACCCACCGAAATTGGCAGCCTGTTCCTGCGCAGCCGATTTCGCGGTGGCGGACGGGGCCGATGGCTTTCGCTCGCTCGATTCATGTTGATCGCGATGCAGCCTCACCGTTTCGCCGATTCCGTGATTGCTGAAATGCGAGGCCGTGCGTCATCCGATGGCAGCGTTCCGTTCTGGGATGCTGTGACCGGCCGATTCATTCCGGTCGAGTTTGCGACTGCGGATGCCATGTCGACGATGTCGAAAGACTTTATCGAAGAGATGATGCCACAGCATCCGATCTATCTGGATCTATTACCCCCCGAGATTCGCAATGGCCTAGGGCAGGTTCACGACGAGACGCAGCCGGCGCTCAAAATGTTGAAGGCGGAAGGTTTCCACGAAACGGATTTGGTCGACATCTTCGACGCCGGGCCGGTGATCCAGTGCGAGACCAATCGAATCGAGGCGGTCCGTCGCTGTGGTGAAATGTCTGTCGGCCGAATACTGGATACGCTGGACACGACAGCCCAAGAGGTCATCTTGGCCAGCAAGCAAGGCGGCTTCGCCAGTGTCCTAACCCGTGTTGCGGTACAGGGCAATCAAGTCGACGTCCTTGCACCCGACGCCAATGCACTCGGCATCGAACCCGATTCGATGTGCTGGATCATGGCAGCCCGTCCCTAA
- a CDS encoding aminotransferase class III-fold pyridoxal phosphate-dependent enzyme yields the protein MESSVKKSLNAESLRADPRIAEARRLIAEAVADHSATMTAPKDPDPALVTSYQALLERLGATRGGPPFLPYLSSGLGNGPMVELADGSIKMDFIGGIGVHGCGHSHPAMIDAAIDGALEDTVMQGNLQQHPPSIKMSERLIELAKKNGARMDHCLLSTSGAMANENALKIAMHHNSPADRVIAFDNAFAGRSLAMAALTDKAKYRMGLPLVVNVDYLPFRDQANPKRSQKWAVDELHRLLKRHPGRYAAFWAEPVAGEGGYYPGSHEFFAAISKPLRDAGVPIIFDEVQSFSRTSMPFAFQHYGLDEFADIVTLGKITQVCATLYGKDFVPKGPLLSQTFTGASSSIASGIKILELLDAEGCFGKTGKNMTRHAYFAAALEKLHQKYPKLVNGPFGEGMMIAFTPGDGSYDQAKLLMDTMFDLGLLCFLCGGDPTRIRFLPPPVTTTHDHIDAAIGLLDKSLEAFAKKLG from the coding sequence GTGGAATCATCGGTCAAAAAGTCGTTGAATGCAGAATCGCTGCGAGCGGACCCGCGAATCGCCGAAGCCCGTCGCTTGATCGCCGAAGCTGTTGCCGACCACTCCGCCACGATGACCGCGCCCAAGGATCCTGATCCGGCACTGGTGACGTCGTATCAAGCATTGCTTGAACGATTGGGGGCGACCCGTGGTGGTCCGCCTTTCTTACCGTATCTTTCGTCAGGCTTGGGTAACGGCCCGATGGTCGAGTTGGCCGACGGCAGCATTAAGATGGACTTCATCGGCGGCATCGGCGTGCATGGTTGTGGGCATAGCCATCCGGCCATGATCGACGCGGCCATCGACGGCGCTCTAGAAGACACGGTCATGCAGGGGAACCTGCAACAGCATCCGCCAAGCATCAAGATGAGCGAACGGTTGATCGAGTTAGCCAAAAAGAATGGCGCTCGCATGGATCACTGTTTGCTTTCGACAAGTGGCGCGATGGCGAACGAAAACGCGCTGAAGATTGCGATGCATCACAACTCGCCGGCCGATCGAGTGATCGCGTTTGACAATGCATTTGCCGGTCGATCGCTAGCGATGGCTGCTTTGACGGACAAGGCAAAGTACCGTATGGGATTGCCGCTGGTCGTGAACGTCGACTACTTGCCGTTTCGCGATCAAGCCAATCCCAAGCGAAGCCAAAAATGGGCCGTCGATGAACTCCATCGATTGCTCAAACGTCATCCCGGTCGTTATGCAGCTTTTTGGGCCGAACCGGTCGCTGGGGAAGGCGGATATTATCCGGGCAGCCACGAATTTTTCGCTGCGATTTCCAAGCCGCTTCGCGATGCCGGCGTTCCGATCATCTTTGATGAAGTTCAATCCTTCTCGCGCACCTCGATGCCCTTCGCTTTCCAGCATTACGGTTTGGACGAATTTGCTGACATCGTCACGCTCGGCAAGATCACGCAGGTGTGTGCGACGCTTTACGGAAAAGACTTTGTGCCCAAGGGGCCTCTGCTAAGCCAAACGTTCACAGGGGCATCTTCGTCGATCGCGTCCGGCATAAAAATCTTGGAATTGCTAGATGCGGAAGGATGCTTTGGCAAAACGGGCAAGAATATGACTCGCCACGCTTATTTTGCCGCCGCACTGGAAAAGCTTCACCAGAAGTATCCCAAGTTGGTAAATGGTCCATTCGGCGAAGGCATGATGATTGCCTTCACGCCCGGCGATGGCAGTTACGACCAAGCGAAACTGTTGATGGATACGATGTTTGATCTCGGCCTGCTCTGTTTTCTTTGTGGTGGCGATCCCACGCGTATCCGGTTTTTGCCTCCGCCGGTCACGACGACTCACGATCACATCGATGCGGCGATCGGATTGCTCGACAAGTCGCTCGAAGCGTTTGCAAAGAAGCTGGGTTAG
- a CDS encoding hydrolase translates to MESSSAKLTERINAAAQWIGGRTESSVAELVRWCDQNSWSMDSTSLRSMAAMLIEDFGRVGVQFDSVELPELKLIGDSEELLRKPTGPLLVWHHNVSSKRRILMMIHYDTVYPPGIEPNRCVRMGNRLVGPGTADAKGGIAVIKLAMEAVLKFGLADGVGVSILLNPDEEIGTTASSEAIHAMVGQFDQALVFEPTLPDRSLVANRKGSGNFVFVVRGRSAHAGRNPQDGRNAIVHLAKLVPEITSLHDPDVGVLVNVGRITGGGPLNRVPDHAAVQLNVRVTDADAMVRVQQSLTDLAQQFCQDDFRVALQGEFHSPPKRVDAVGREMQQAVEQAAKFAGRSVRWSDTGGACDGSKLAAWGLKNVDTMGVSGDGLHSPTEFCEVDSIAPAALTVAALIASFAGQEHASQET, encoded by the coding sequence GTGGAATCGTCGTCCGCCAAGCTTACCGAACGAATCAACGCAGCGGCCCAGTGGATTGGCGGGCGAACCGAGTCGTCGGTCGCCGAATTGGTTCGCTGGTGCGATCAAAATTCGTGGTCCATGGACTCGACCAGCCTGCGATCAATGGCTGCGATGCTGATCGAAGACTTTGGTCGAGTCGGAGTCCAGTTCGATTCCGTTGAACTGCCCGAATTGAAACTGATCGGAGATTCCGAAGAATTGCTTCGCAAACCGACAGGCCCACTGTTGGTCTGGCACCACAATGTGTCTTCCAAGCGACGAATCTTGATGATGATTCACTATGATACCGTCTATCCCCCAGGCATCGAGCCCAATCGATGTGTGCGGATGGGGAACCGTCTGGTGGGGCCCGGAACGGCCGATGCCAAGGGCGGCATCGCGGTCATCAAGCTGGCAATGGAAGCGGTTTTGAAGTTCGGCTTGGCAGATGGCGTTGGCGTCTCAATTTTGTTGAATCCGGACGAAGAAATTGGCACCACCGCATCGAGCGAAGCCATTCACGCGATGGTTGGTCAGTTTGATCAAGCACTTGTCTTCGAACCGACGTTGCCGGACCGGTCGCTGGTCGCTAATCGCAAAGGATCCGGCAACTTTGTGTTTGTCGTCCGCGGCCGATCGGCTCACGCAGGTCGCAATCCGCAAGACGGTCGAAACGCAATCGTTCATTTGGCCAAGCTAGTCCCCGAAATCACATCTTTGCACGATCCAGACGTTGGAGTTCTGGTCAATGTCGGTCGCATCACCGGCGGCGGCCCGCTAAATCGTGTGCCCGACCATGCGGCAGTTCAGTTGAACGTGCGAGTCACCGACGCCGATGCGATGGTGCGGGTGCAGCAGTCGCTAACGGACCTGGCACAGCAGTTTTGCCAGGACGATTTTCGCGTCGCCTTGCAGGGTGAATTTCACTCGCCACCAAAGCGTGTCGACGCCGTCGGTCGAGAAATGCAGCAGGCCGTCGAACAAGCCGCGAAGTTTGCGGGACGGTCAGTTCGCTGGTCCGATACGGGCGGTGCTTGTGATGGATCAAAGCTGGCCGCCTGGGGACTGAAAAATGTCGACACAATGGGCGTTTCTGGCGATGGGCTGCACAGTCCGACCGAGTTCTGCGAAGTCGACTCGATCGCACCGGCCGCGTTGACGGTTGCCGCCCTGATTGCCAGCTTCGCTGGTCAAGAACACGCTAGTCAGGAAACGTGA
- a CDS encoding glycosyltransferase family 87 protein yields MGEILLYYRRPDPTTWVYLSSFLAIGLYFVFHRFWSIRNLDILLIILLAPGLLIVHEGYRRQLVQSEAIVRSESSGEVPEKPKSDISPVKSLASSLPIFALFQIDTDPVADAAETQNTAEAENSAETLDAPDQTPVAEPIPLGPRDIQRWGFIYLFIVEAFLLLRLMLDPLMVRRPLLDPNLTSGGLTFIGISLFIFMMANVVTSDSRIQVTQGPALGPGYAMMNMLPAIPTRPISDEIGGASLQEMPTATDTSNSQSRLATVAKALAIAAHLAIVTGIVLIGNRHFANIRAGVGCATLYLMLPYTAQMTGRVDHALPAALLLWAVLSYRRPLVAGIFLGLAGGLVYYPLFLLPLWFSFYWQRGARQFAIGVVGMLALLMIALSFDDTASLTEHFRRMFGLLNPNRDSIGLRGFWSLGPEPIWRLPVIVAFVILCAFFAAWPAQKNLGTLISGSAAVMVASQFWHGYGGGLYIAWFLPLLLLAVFRPNLQDRIATKVVITGKRSMGGKSNLAIAGFAAGTQS; encoded by the coding sequence ATGGGCGAAATACTGCTCTATTACAGACGGCCCGACCCGACGACTTGGGTTTACTTGTCGTCGTTCTTGGCCATTGGATTGTACTTCGTTTTCCATCGGTTCTGGAGCATCCGGAATCTCGACATTCTGCTGATCATCTTGTTGGCCCCTGGATTGTTGATCGTCCACGAGGGATACCGGCGACAATTGGTTCAGTCCGAGGCGATAGTGCGGTCGGAGTCTAGCGGAGAAGTCCCAGAGAAGCCTAAATCGGACATCAGTCCAGTAAAGTCGCTAGCGTCATCGCTGCCGATTTTCGCGTTGTTCCAGATCGACACCGATCCTGTGGCCGATGCGGCTGAAACGCAGAATACGGCTGAAGCAGAAAATTCTGCTGAAACACTCGATGCACCCGACCAGACGCCGGTGGCCGAGCCGATTCCGCTAGGTCCACGGGACATCCAACGATGGGGATTCATCTACCTGTTCATCGTCGAAGCGTTTCTGCTGCTGCGGTTGATGCTGGATCCGTTGATGGTTCGACGGCCACTGCTTGACCCCAACCTGACCAGTGGCGGATTGACCTTTATCGGAATTTCGTTGTTCATTTTCATGATGGCGAATGTCGTGACGAGCGATTCACGGATCCAGGTCACTCAGGGGCCAGCCCTTGGACCGGGCTATGCGATGATGAACATGTTGCCAGCGATTCCGACGCGTCCGATCAGTGACGAGATCGGCGGCGCCTCGTTGCAAGAGATGCCGACGGCGACAGATACGTCAAACTCGCAGTCTCGATTGGCGACCGTTGCCAAGGCACTCGCTATAGCTGCCCATTTGGCGATCGTGACGGGAATCGTATTGATCGGCAATCGTCACTTTGCCAACATTCGCGCCGGCGTTGGCTGCGCGACGCTGTACCTGATGCTGCCTTACACCGCTCAAATGACCGGCCGTGTTGACCATGCTTTGCCAGCCGCGCTTTTATTATGGGCGGTGCTGTCGTATCGACGTCCGTTAGTCGCCGGCATCTTCCTTGGACTCGCCGGGGGTTTGGTGTATTACCCGCTGTTCTTGCTGCCGCTTTGGTTTAGTTTCTACTGGCAACGGGGCGCTCGGCAATTTGCAATCGGTGTGGTTGGAATGTTGGCGTTGCTGATGATCGCGCTTTCGTTCGACGACACGGCATCGCTGACCGAACATTTTCGGCGGATGTTTGGGCTGCTCAATCCGAACCGCGATTCGATTGGGCTTCGTGGATTTTGGAGTCTGGGCCCCGAACCGATTTGGCGACTGCCTGTGATTGTTGCGTTCGTCATCCTGTGCGCGTTCTTCGCAGCGTGGCCGGCTCAAAAGAATTTGGGCACCCTGATCAGCGGATCGGCCGCGGTGATGGTGGCGTCTCAGTTCTGGCATGGCTATGGCGGCGGACTCTACATCGCATGGTTCCTGCCGCTATTGCTGCTGGCCGTCTTTCGTCCCAATCTGCAGGACCGCATCGCGACCAAGGTAGTGATAACGGGCAAACGATCGATGGGCGGAAAATCCAATTTAGCCATCGCAGGTTTCGCCGCTGGAACTCAGTCCTGA